ATGGGGATAGATCCGTCGATAGCCTTCAGCTTTGCGATTGTAATGCACCTTATGTCAGTACTTCCTTCTTCAGCAATCGCTCTTATCATGGTTTGGAAGTGGGGAGTACATACTATTTTTGAGGCGAAATAATTGCAGGGAAAATTTGTTTTAGTAATTACGCTTTTGTTGATGAGTTGGCTTATTGCATGCAGTAATGCAGATGCTGATTTTAATAACCCGCCAACTATTATCCCAAATAATATAGAACGCTTTGAACCTGCATCTGGAGTTTTAAGAGTAGGGGTGGCTGGCTCATTTCCATACAACGACTTGCATGGAATCATTTCGGAATGGGCAACGCTTTTTGGTCCTGGTCCAAGCTATTCAAGGTTGATGAAGTTTATTCCTGATATGCAATCTTCTTCCTATATGGAGGTTACTTGCGATCTATGCGTTTCATACGATCGTATTAATGACAAGACTTATAAATTTGTACTCAATTCATCATCAAAGTTTCACAATTTTGGGGAATTTGATTCACGCCCTGTAACAAGCGCTGATGTAGTTTTTAGCCTTAAACAAATAGCTGATACCGAATCCCCACATAATTTACTGATGGAATCAGTAGAAACCATGGAATCAATAAGTAACTCGGAGGTTAAGTTCACTTTAAAATATCCAGACCCAGATTTTCTCCTTAAGCTAGCAAGCCCTTACGCAGTTATCATTCCTTCAAACCAATTTGCGGATGGCTTAGATCGGGAGGTCATTGGGTCTGGCCCATGGACGTATAAGCGGGGCCAGTCAGGTCAAATTACATTAAGTTCAAGGGAAGAGCACCCCCGAGGGACAAATTCAGCAGTTATTGAATTTCGAATCGGGGCGAACCAAGATATGGTTTTGCGAATGTTGAAAAATGGCTCCGTTGATATAGCAAGAGTCCCAGAGTCGAGTTGGCCAGAACTTGAAGAGAAGGGATATAACTCATCGGTAATTCATCGCCAGGGCCGTGGCGTTATATTTGCATTAAACGCAAACAAGAAGCCTTTTGATCAAATTGCAAACCGACAAGCTGTTTTTGCAGCTTTAAATCCAGTCCAAGCTATGGAAAATTCATTTGGGGTCGGTATTGTGTCTGCAGGATTACCGTTGATTAACCATGAATGGGAATTGCCTGAAGGTACGATGGCACGATTCTTTAATAGAGACGGAATTGATCTGAGAAATATTGAACAGTCATTTGATCTGTATGTTGCTAATTTTGGAGATGATTATTTAACACATGCAGAGATTATCGCGAGTCAGCTAAAGGCAAAGGGCGCAAATTTTGAGGTAAAAATTCTCACACGCTCTGAATATTTGAAACAAATATGGATCAATAAGGACTTCGATGCTTTTTTAGGACCTATACCACCAATAGATCTTCCGAATAATTTTGCTCTTAGTTTTGTCCATTCTAATGGAGGCATGAATGTCACCGGAGGTACTAAGGAATTGGACGAGCTTGCGGAGAAGTTTTCCATGGAAAATGACGTCACCAGTCGCGCAACAATAGCGATTAAGCTTCAGGAAAAATTATTAGATCAATCATTGTCGTTCATGGCAGCAGGTAAATCAGAACGTTGGGTTTTCAATGAACTAGTGGAGAATTTCGTCCCATCGATGCCTATGGGTTCTGGTGATCTTTGGAGTTATGTCAAAAAGAATTAGCCTAAACACTTGCGCCCTGATTCCTATGTGTATGTATAATAAATTTGTTCGCTCATGTGCGAACTGGAGGATTGAATGGCAAAGCCAGAAAATATAGGTGATGCAGATTTTGTAGCGAGTGTGCTTGAAAGCGAGCAGCCCGTACTAGTTGATTTTTGGGCGGATTGGTGTGGGCCTTGTAAGATGATTGCTCCCGTTGTTGAAGAGCTTGCGGACGAATACGAAGGCAAATTTGGTTTTGCAAAAGTAGACGTGGATGCCAACCCTCAGACGGCTATGCAATTTGGAATCAGGAGCATCCCAGCCTTGTTGTTGTTCAAAGATGGGAAAGTAGCTGAGGAAGTAATAGGAGCTGTTCCTAAAGCTGTGTTAAAGAAGAAAATAGACAAAGTTTTAGAAGAATCTTAATTCTCGCTAATAATATAGAAACGGCATCCTTTTACCAAAGGATGCCGTTTCGTTTATCCTCTAACGAACTTGGGGGTGGATGGGTCCTGGTGGGTCTCGCGGTCTTCAAAACCGTTGCGAGGACGGCTTCCCGTTCTTGGGTGGGTTCGACTCCCACGCACTCCCGCCATGGTATTAGACTGATGGAGGTAAATTGGGAGTGTGATGCGAGTTCTTGCATGTAATTTACTCAACGCCATAGTTGTAATGTCAGCTTTTACTATTGCCTGCGGAACTACTGAAGTTTCTGTTGATGTTGAAGAAGTGAATGTTAATACGGAACTCAATTCTTCAATACAAACGACACAATCCCCGATCACTTCAGAGATGTCGAAGAATTTCCAAACGCCTATACCCATTCCCACGCCGATTGGGCTTGAAGCTATGGCTGATGCGATTAACAGTATTGGTGTGGTTTCTGATGGGCTACAGGAAACGGTTCAAGGTATCAGTGAAATAGTTGCTTCATTCCCTACTTCTACCCCTACTCCTCCTACCTCTAGCCAAGAGAGTAGCTTTGAGCGTAAAGGCAGCATAGGCCATGTACTGATGGCAGGCTTTATATTAGAGGAAGAAACGACTGGCAAAAGGAATTATGCTGGTTTAGAGAACAGTTACAAAGGCTTTATCATCAGCGATGAGCCTCGCCAAAACTTAGAGGTGTTCATCTTCGAGCAGAGTTTATCGGATCCGTCCTTGTCGAGCTCTATAGCGCTAGACAATATGGCACGGAACGGCTCAAGTACGGATTTTTTCCACAACCTTGCATTTAGCTGCGAGTTAAAATCAGTGTGTGATTATTTCCTAGCATCATTGGAAAAGCAGTCTCAATATTTTGAAAGGTAACAGGAGGAGTTTGAATGCCCGAGTTATTGATTAATGGATATAAACATTATTATGAAGAAGTGGGGGAAGGTACGCCCATGATTTGGGTAACAGGGACGAGGTTTGACTCTGCAAAAAAATGGGTTGATTACATGAAAGAGAATGCTCATGGGTTCCGTATGATTATGCCAGATATACGTGGTATGGCAGACAGTGAACATGTTGCTGAATGTGAACCTTCAGATTGGGTACTGGACCTAGGAAGCTTCCTTGACGAACTAGGGATAGATTCAGTCCATTTGGCGTCAGAAACGTTGGGCACAAGAATAGTTACAAGGTTTGCCTATGAGAATCCCGCACGGGTTAAATCTTTGATTCTTAATGGACCTATAGCTTACAGTGATCCAGAAGGTGATGAAGATAGAGTGCGGCAAGCAGATCCTTCAAATATTACGCCTGAAGCACTCGCACGCCTTGAGTACTACCATGGTTCGGGAGCGCTCGATGTAAACTTGTTTTACGTAAAAATGCATGCCAAGCCCGAGTTTCATGAGTATTACGATTTACGAACAATTGCTCCAGAAGTAAAAACTCCTACACTTATTTTGCGAGGAGATATGGATGAAGATCGACATCCCGTGGGTCATGCAAATCAGCTCCACAAGCTATTTCCCAATTCGTGGCTTCAGATTTTTGCCAATACTTCATTTAACGGAATGGTTCAACACCCTGAAAAATCTTGGGAACTTATTAGATCATTGGTTGAATCTACGGAGTAGTTTTGTGGAGTGGAGGTTATTTTGGCTAAGGGAAATATAACGGAGAGAGTAACGAAGGAACGTTTGCAGGACGACTTAAATCGGCTTGAAGAATTTACTGATCCATCGCTTCCTTATACAAGACGAGCTTTCTCATCTCACTACTACGACGCTAGAAAATGGTTGTATCAACAATTCCAAGAAGCGGGATTAAAGACATCTGTAGATCCTGCCGGAAACCTTATAGGACGATTGGGCCCTTCTATTGGACCTTCATTATGCATTGGATCGCATATTGATACTGTTGAAGCTGGAGGTAGGTTCGACGGTATTGTTGGAGTACTGGCTGCTTTAGAGGTAGCTCGCTGTTTACAAGATGCAGGAATAGAGCTTTCATACCCCTTGGAAATTATCGACTTTGTTTGTGAAGAGCCGACCATAGTCAATTTAAGTCCCTTAGGTAGCAGAATTATGTCAGGGGATGTAACGTCCGAGATGGTCAATATTGCATCTACCCCGTTTGGCGAATCATTGCCAGGTGCAATCGAAAGGCTTGGAGGGAACCCCGCTAAAATTTCTGAAGTAAAACGTGATATTGGAGATATTTTAGGTTACTTGGAATTGCATATTGAGCAAGGCCCGGTCTTGGAAAAAGCAGGTTTGGGCCTTGGGGTTGTTACAGTGGTTGCAGCTCCTTGTAGGGCAGCTGTTTCTCTCGTAGGCATCGCTGACCACGCAGGAGCCACTGCAATGTCTGATCGTCGTGATGCACTTGCTGGAGCTGCTGAACTAACACTAGCTGTAGAGAAAATTGTTAGTAGCCCAGACATTGTCCAAGAGAGCGTAGGCACAGTTGGGTCTTTAAAAGTGAGCCCCAATATGGTGAATATTATCCCTGGGCGTGTTGATATGACTGTAGAAGTTCGCAGTACTGTACCCGAGGCTTTGGAATGGGCTCGAGAAGAAATTGAAACTACCTTGAATAATTTGGCTACAAGGCGAGGGCTCGAAGCAAAGATTGAATGGTTACAAATAGAAGAACCTGTCCCTGTCCCTATTGATATGCAGAACATTATTGCTCAGGCGGCAAATGACGTGGGGGTTCCCAAGATGTCCTTGGCTAGTCGTGCATCGCATGATGCGGCAAAACTTGCTCCTATTGCGCCGGTAGGTATGCTTTTCATTCCTTGCATGGACGGCCGTAGCCATTGTCCTGAAGAATGGGCAGATATCAACGATATAATTACAGGAACGAAGGTTTTGGGTCAGGCGCTTTTAAGATTAGATGAGTATCTATCAACTAAACTTTAATTGGAGACAGGAGAAATAATTTGTTTACAAGAGTAGACCATTTGGAAGTCCTTGTTAGTGATGTAAAAAAAAGCGTGGATTTCTATACACGTGTTCTTGGTTTTGAGCGAGCCCGATGGACTATAGCCCATAGGGCAGAAGGCGATTTTGAGCAGGCGTGCGTTGTCCTTAATGGTTTTATGATCGAGCTTATTCAAAACCAGAATCTACAACCTTCTTCACTCAATATAACCCCCAACGGAATAAAAGCTTTTGCCCTTCGGGTGAAAGATATGTCTGAAGCGGTCTCTTTCTTGAGAACTCAAAATGTTCAATTCACGCGTGAGCCTAAGGCTGGCGGAAGCTTCTATGGCCTTCGAGCTGAGATAGTAGACCCCGACGGTACGGG
The nucleotide sequence above comes from Dehalococcoidia bacterium. Encoded proteins:
- a CDS encoding ABC transporter substrate-binding protein codes for the protein MSWLIACSNADADFNNPPTIIPNNIERFEPASGVLRVGVAGSFPYNDLHGIISEWATLFGPGPSYSRLMKFIPDMQSSSYMEVTCDLCVSYDRINDKTYKFVLNSSSKFHNFGEFDSRPVTSADVVFSLKQIADTESPHNLLMESVETMESISNSEVKFTLKYPDPDFLLKLASPYAVIIPSNQFADGLDREVIGSGPWTYKRGQSGQITLSSREEHPRGTNSAVIEFRIGANQDMVLRMLKNGSVDIARVPESSWPELEEKGYNSSVIHRQGRGVIFALNANKKPFDQIANRQAVFAALNPVQAMENSFGVGIVSAGLPLINHEWELPEGTMARFFNRDGIDLRNIEQSFDLYVANFGDDYLTHAEIIASQLKAKGANFEVKILTRSEYLKQIWINKDFDAFLGPIPPIDLPNNFALSFVHSNGGMNVTGGTKELDELAEKFSMENDVTSRATIAIKLQEKLLDQSLSFMAAGKSERWVFNELVENFVPSMPMGSGDLWSYVKKN
- the trxA gene encoding thioredoxin translates to MAKPENIGDADFVASVLESEQPVLVDFWADWCGPCKMIAPVVEELADEYEGKFGFAKVDVDANPQTAMQFGIRSIPALLLFKDGKVAEEVIGAVPKAVLKKKIDKVLEES
- a CDS encoding alpha/beta hydrolase is translated as MPELLINGYKHYYEEVGEGTPMIWVTGTRFDSAKKWVDYMKENAHGFRMIMPDIRGMADSEHVAECEPSDWVLDLGSFLDELGIDSVHLASETLGTRIVTRFAYENPARVKSLILNGPIAYSDPEGDEDRVRQADPSNITPEALARLEYYHGSGALDVNLFYVKMHAKPEFHEYYDLRTIAPEVKTPTLILRGDMDEDRHPVGHANQLHKLFPNSWLQIFANTSFNGMVQHPEKSWELIRSLVESTE
- a CDS encoding M20 family metallo-hydrolase — encoded protein: MAKGNITERVTKERLQDDLNRLEEFTDPSLPYTRRAFSSHYYDARKWLYQQFQEAGLKTSVDPAGNLIGRLGPSIGPSLCIGSHIDTVEAGGRFDGIVGVLAALEVARCLQDAGIELSYPLEIIDFVCEEPTIVNLSPLGSRIMSGDVTSEMVNIASTPFGESLPGAIERLGGNPAKISEVKRDIGDILGYLELHIEQGPVLEKAGLGLGVVTVVAAPCRAAVSLVGIADHAGATAMSDRRDALAGAAELTLAVEKIVSSPDIVQESVGTVGSLKVSPNMVNIIPGRVDMTVEVRSTVPEALEWAREEIETTLNNLATRRGLEAKIEWLQIEEPVPVPIDMQNIIAQAANDVGVPKMSLASRASHDAAKLAPIAPVGMLFIPCMDGRSHCPEEWADINDIITGTKVLGQALLRLDEYLSTKL
- a CDS encoding VOC family protein encodes the protein MFTRVDHLEVLVSDVKKSVDFYTRVLGFERARWTIAHRAEGDFEQACVVLNGFMIELIQNQNLQPSSLNITPNGIKAFALRVKDMSEAVSFLRTQNVQFTREPKAGGSFYGLRAEIVDPDGTGIELREWQDGDDIGNSNWQPSDPQVEQIN